The DNA window caaaagaaaatacaaatatcTAGTTGTTTGGTTGCgggtttattttgtattttcgaATTACTTGCATTTCGAGAccctttaatatataataaaaattcaaaaaaaaatataaaatgactaaataaatattttccagcaataatataaaagaataatagcTTATGGCcttgtttgaaatatattattttttcctaacTTTgatctatttcatttttttcaggTACTATTAAGATCACGCATCATATACATGTATTCATCTcgattttacttatttattttctcataccATGATGACAATCTAGACTCATGCCTTAGGAACAGATTGATACAAATCTTTAGTCACATGATTATGTTTGGATTTATCCTTAGACGCATGTACTAGGATAGATTAAATAAACGAagtgtaaaagaaatattttgtgtaaaatggccaaaagtttataatagagaacgtcaggggcggagccaggatgaaaaattacttgggtctgactccaacttgcacctcagatttaactttctatgctcCGTTTTTTTCCTGTAATtgatacaataaattaataaattcaaacatataaaattaatagtttttcaTTTAACTTCCATAGTTGATAGTTCCATTATAAccctaacaaaatttaaataaaacacacataatataatttaatccacTTCCTCCGGTAACGATAATCGATTATATGTGCTCAGAAATTTTGATGGATGTGTTAGACatttaagagaaagagaataattGTGTACATCATTATTCAATATAGCATTCGATTAAATGgataaatgttaaaaaaggAAAAGGGACAGTTGTTTATTCActttgaactattttttttttaaaatttaattgggACTAGAGCCCGCCAGCTCTACTCCTGGATACTGTTCATTTgatgtaaaaaaatgtttatgacTCAATTAAAGGGAAACTGATGTTCTTAAagcataattattttaacttatttaaaataagttagaataaaaaaaatgaagcaaaaattGACAGGGCCACAAAACGTTCAAGGATgttagatataattattttgaaaacaagCTTTGGCTCTTCTTCCTCGTGAACTTCATCCAGTGATGGCAAAGCCTTAGGCCAATAACTTCATCAGTGATGCTCCAATCCAGACAACTCCGGGAGGTTCGTCCTCGTAGCGGTTCATTTCCTAGAAATTCCAATACATAAACATCGACAATGTCTGGATCTCTTTCTTCAACGACGAACGCAAGATAAGACTCTGATTATGAGTAGTGGACATCATTGAGGTTTGTCGACACgtcaagttaattaattatgtgagaGGCTCCTTCACCTCGTCGCGCTAGCTATGGTGAATGATATACgaaatcaaactaaaatcatTATCCGCGTCTTCCTTTGCAGATtaatttttcagcaatgacggATTTTTCTCACAGAGTTTACTTCATCTCGACCTTAAATCAGATGACTTCATCACGCTTCGATCTGCGTTTTCTCTAGAGAGCAAGAGCATCTGTGAATCATGAATTCACAACCTCCGTCTTCAATCAGCAACGATGAGCTCGTGAGAGAAAATTTTAACCTAACCTAGTTCTTTCTCTAGACTAACCACACATATCTCTAACTTAGCTAGATTCTATCAGGAAGGGGTAACCCAATCAATCAAACTATCCATCACATAGCAATATCATTAACTATAATGTTTACATCTTTTACATTtttctctaatattttttattgtgtgTAATTAATGttgattaatcaaataatttgatactcttaaaaaaaaggtaaatatGGTATATAATATATGGAATGTTGAAAAAGAAAAGTGAATAAGAGAAGGAGTACTACATTTTACCAATAAGTAAGCACATCACAAAACTGTTAAAAAGACAAAAAGGAAATGTATAGATAGATTGATTGATCGATCATAGATAGATAGAGAGATATGTCTTTATATAGTAATTAGGTTCAtgcatgataatatatatatttattcaaggAGAAGATGAAATAACTTAGACATTCTTTCGTTGGTTGAAGGGTTCCTTTTGTGCATTGAAGTAAACAGTTGCAACTGGAACCCCCAAGCATAGGTGATGTGCGAAAGCTCTAGTGTTGAAGTTGGCCCTGGTTATAATATTTGGCTTCTCAATAGTTTGGTCAATATATTTGGACTGTCTAAATAGTATTAGAATATAACGGTGAATTCCAACAGGTGGGCATGGCTCCATGTATGGCACTATCTCTTTTCCTGCATTTTTAGTTTACTCATAGTTCAGTAGGTGAGTGCAAGAATTCATATTTGTAAGGTTATGAGTTTGAATCTTCCCACCTGGTACTCAATTCTTAGTTAGCTAATTACATTTTAAGGTTACACAACACGAAATTAACGCACCTTCACAAGAATTGGTACCTCCGGGAATGTTGGCCACAATCCTAAAAGGATAAAACGAAACATTAGTATACATGGAATTGTTGAACTCTTCTTACTATATTGAATCAACCCCTGGAGAATCAATGAGATTATATCCTCTGTTATACGGACCCCTGTTGTTCTCGAGGGGACAAAACAATCgtttgaaacaatttttttttactggTTTGCCCTCACTCCTGTGAGAGGAAAATGAATCCCCACCAGGAGTTTGATATACCAAAAAGAttctatcacatttttatatgGGTTTGTAAgacttaatatattattacctAATACTATTGTTGCTCCTTTAATGTTTAATGCATTTTGACGGTAGAAATACGTAGTTAACAATgttcttattaaaataaatcttaatgaaataattgttaaataaaatgtttaaataagaTGTTCAAGActtaaagcttgtttgatatttgattatttgagatttttttttttaattttgtctaACAAATCTTGTTTgctaaaaaatgtaaattatttgagtttttaattcgtttaattactaaaatatattttttatatttaaaattaataagaaataaaatatgaatattttaatatttttagttaattaaataagtgatttaatatttataataataatgtaatgatATGATAGGTAGAGAATTTCTAAAAAAGATTTGTGTTAGTAATAACTTTTTCTAACAACAAgataaaatatgacaaataagAATTGAGAATTAAATGATTATGGTGACTTTCTCTTAAACGATGTTTCAGTTTTTATAGATAACCAATTCTTCTCGTCTTAAAAAGTTCTATTTGTAATATTACAAaacttttaaacatttaaaatatatatttctaatttattataagttatcatggattaaattttatcttatcatcAAAATAGTAGGCTTAATATACATGCATGATTAATTAGGTTtgtaaatttaacaaaaaaaaaaaaaaaaaaaaaaaaaggtttaaaatggtttgaaaaaaaatagatgaaagAGAAAAAGAGGACAACCAGTGCACCCATTCTCTCATGGAGGGCTCGCTAGGGCTTGGCGCATCTGGATCTGTCATGACCTGATCATGCATGCCAAAAagaagaattaaaataatataaaaaaaacacatttgtatttatgaaataaatgacaTGTGAGTTTGCTTTCTTCATTAGTTTTCACTTATTGacaattaattgattaatgaaTGCAGGTCTAAGTGGTCCATTTCAGTACATGCCATAACATTATATTCAagtagaataatatataatatatgatatattgagcattatatttaattttctaagaGAAAGTTGGattgatttattttacaaattcaaTAGTtacatcatttcattcatttttttatttttatttttattttatagatcacaccacctaatttattaaataaaattttgtttatttttatttttaaattattttactactttatattattaccctttaagtcattttacaaaataaattatacatttaactCCCAATGAATTTTGTAACTTACAATTAGTTGAATTTTGTAACTTACAATTAGTTTTATCGTTGTAAACATAAATTAAGTCTAAAAGTGGGTAACACCTACTTAAAAATATCAACAAAAACTTGTAACGTAAAAAGTCTCTGATTAAAAGCCAAACCCGTATAAGTAAAAGTTCAAATCGACGCAATAACTAACAGAAAACCCCAAAATCCCGTTTAACCTAAAATTCAAATGAGGGCGATAACCTCTAAAACAAAGCCGACAACTTTATTTGTTACTGAGATCGATGGTTagacttttaatatttaatttagtaacggacaattgtttaattgatttttgtgCCTAATCTGTATAAAATTCTTAATCATTTTTCtaacaaaagaaaatgtgaCTTTctagtaaatataattttgatgtttAGAATAAAAGGAATTCCACATGCACTAACTCAAATACCCCAAAAGATTAATCAAATAGACAGAGAAATCATTACCAAGGTGTACAGCTCATTAGGCAATCCAGAAATGGTGACAGTTGGGGGATTGAAAGCCATGGAAGGCTTGATGATGCAGGCATTAGTAACATGCTTGGTTGCATAGTAGACATTCATGTCTGTTGTGGGCACAAATGGATCCACCACATCTCCAATTATTTTACACATGATCAGAGGATTTATCGAACTAGCAGCCATCTGAGAGAAGAGAAATTAAAACAGAGAAAGAAATGAAGAGCTGATGAAGATAAGAGGAGGCTGATAGAACTAAGTGAAGGATATtggtatataaatatat is part of the Impatiens glandulifera chromosome 1, dImpGla2.1, whole genome shotgun sequence genome and encodes:
- the LOC124921848 gene encoding protein MOTHER of FT and TFL1-like, encoding MAASSINPLIMCKIIGDVVDPFVPTTDMNVYYATKHVTNACIIKPSMAFNPPTVTISGLPNELYTLVMTDPDAPSPSEPSMREWVHWIVANIPGGTNSCEGKEIVPYMEPCPPVGIHRYILILFRQSKYIDQTIEKPNIITRANFNTRAFAHHLCLGVPVATVYFNAQKEPFNQRKNV